In Stomoxys calcitrans chromosome 2, idStoCalc2.1, whole genome shotgun sequence, the following proteins share a genomic window:
- the LOC106081263 gene encoding putative cysteine proteinase CG12163 isoform X3, protein MRIYAIGATVALLTFALIGVHGQEAEPAAIEVEEEPMIRAKRSANLVGGTTSLSNDKAEELLTKSLEKLATGDGPSYKLSKVHKASKQLVSGTLTKIDCDLIDSEGEEVRCEVQIWSKSWADMNEITVNCPQRKLVKQRLRRSLQYAEKKSHKKLNHHSLSKVEHLFSKFQVKYKRRYHTNMERQMRLRIFRQNLKIIQDLNENEQGSAKYGITEFADLTSTEYKQRTGMWQRDQAKAALTPKAEIPNIELPREFDWRDKGVITPVKNQGQCGSCWAFSVTGNLEGLHAVKTGKLQEYSEQELLDCDTSDSACNGGLPDNAFEAIEKIGGLELESEYPYHARKEQCHFDKSRVQVKVKGHVDLPKNETAMAQWLIANGPISIGINANAMQFYRGGVSHPWHMLCSHKNLDHGVLIVGYGVSDYPMFNKTLPYWIIKNSWGSKWGEQGYYRVYRGDNSCGVSEMASSAVLADD, encoded by the exons GTTGAAGAAGAGCCAATGATTCGTGCCAAACGTAGTGCTAATCTTGTCGGTGGAACTACCAGTCTCAGTAATGATAAGGCCGAAGAacttcttacaaaatctttgGAAAAATTGGCTACCGGTGATGGACCCTCTTATAA ACTTTCAAAGGTACACAAGGCTAGCAAACAATTGGTGTCTGGAACATTGACCAAAATCGATTGTGATCTAATCGATTCGGAAGGCGAAGAAGTTCGTTGTGAGGTGCAAATTTGGTCTAAAAGTTGGGCAGATATGAACGAAATCACTGTCAATTGCCCACAAAGGAAGCTGGTGAAGCAACGTTTAAGACGTTCCCTTCAATATGCTGAAAAGAAGAGCCACAAGAAACTAAATCACCATAGCCTGAGCAAAGTCGAACATTTATTCTCCAAATTCCAGGTCAAATATAAGCGCCGCTATCACACCAACATGGAGAGACAAATGCGTCTGCGTATCTTCAGACAAAACTTGAAGATTATTcaggatttaaatgaaaatgagCAAG GTAGCGCCAAGTATGGCATCACTGAATTTGCTGACTTAACTAGCACCGAATATAAACAACGTACCGGCATGTGGCAGAGAGATCAGGCCAAGGCTGCTCTAACACCTAAAGCGGAAATTCCCAACATTGAATTGCCTAGAGAATTCGATTGGAGAGACAAGGGTGTCATTACACCT GTTAAAAATCAAGGACAATGTGGTTCCTGTTGGGCTTTCAGTGTTACCGGCAATCTTGAAGGTTTGCATGCTGTGAAAACTGGTAAATTACAAGAATATTCGGAACAAGAGCTATTAGATTGTGATACATCCGATTCAGCATGCAATGGTGGATTACCTGATAATGCTTTTGA AGCTATTGAGAAAATTGGTGGTTTGGAATTGGAAAGTGAATATCCCTATCATGCCCGCAAAGAACAGTGTCACTTTGACAAATCGAGAGTACAAGTTAAAGTAAAGGGTCACGTTGATTTGCCCAAGAACGAAACAGCCATGGCTCAGTGGTTAATTGCTAATGGCCCCATTTCGATAG GTATCAATGCTAATGCAATGCAATTCTATCGTGGCGGTGTGTCACATCCCTGGCATATGTTGTGCTCCCACAAAAATCTCGATCATGGTGTACTGATTGTGGGCTATGGTGTCTCTGACTATCCCATGTTCAATAAAACTTTGCCCTATTGGATTATCAAGAACTCCTGGGGCAGCAAATGGGGTGAGCAGGGCTATTATCGTGTGTATCGCGGCGATAATTCATGCGGTGTCAGTGAAATGGCCAGCAGTGCAGTGTTGGCAGATGattaa
- the LOC106081278 gene encoding tetratricopeptide repeat protein 30 homolog — MLHQGIILREGHITRTIYNLIKDKRYEDVIECIINLGEAANTRAGLSTLGYCYYHAQKYEEAATCYEQLCTLVPKIAKYKFYYAQSLYQAGIFVDALKVLKQIGDNVELKEQCLQLQSAILYSSEDFAGAQSVLNQRTGGTAETLNDEGCLLYQADQFDNAVQRFNTALQVGGFNPLIAYNLALSHFRKKEKTQAIDYTAEIVERGIRNHPELGIGAQIDTDGSARSVGNPITMALSGITQALNLKAAIEYNDGNVDSARDALLDLPPRAESELDPVTLHNMALTDPQGPVAGLRKLAFLLDLGPPACPRETFSNILLICCKHEMYETAADILAEHTDLTYKYLSQYLYELLDALITAQASAESAEKKLGTLASSLAGKLRSLAAKVQEVRSTTDQNALRTALKDYENALELYLPVVMARAWISWRDDDFVGAEREFRSSAEFCSENPVWRLNAGHVLFMQGDKYKEAAAFYEPIVRQHGDDIMTVSAAVLANLCVSYIMTFQNEEAEELMRKVEKAEELKGNMGKQYHHLCIVNLVVGTLYCAKSNYEFGLSRIAHALENGSGARLYADTWLHVKRCILGLLTGMAKQNIILAYPSVHEVMSFLKSCEINGIFTPANIYSASDEVPAEPLTIGLEARKLRLLLLKLSEYEND, encoded by the exons ATGCTGCATCAAGGAATAATCCTGCGAGAAGGACATATAACACGAACTATTTATAATTTG ATTAAAGACAAGCGCTATGAAGATGTCATTGAGTGTATTATCAACTTAGGGGAAGCGGCTAACACCCGGGCCGGTTTGTCCACTTTGGGTTATTGCTACTATCATGCCCAGAAATACGAGGAAGCCGCCACCTGTTATGAACAACTTTGTACTTTAGTTCCAAAAATAGCCAAATACAA ATTTTATTATGCGCAATCTTTGTACCAAGCCGGCATATTTGTCGATGCCCTTAAGGTCTTGAAACAAATCGGTGATAATGTTGAGCTCAAAGAGCAATGCCTGCAACTGCAGAGTGCTATTTTGTATTCGAGCGAAGATTTTGCTGGAGCCCAAAGTGTGCTCAATCAACGAACCGGTGGCACTGCGGAAACTTTAAACGATGAAGGTTGCCTGCTGTATCAGGCCGACCAGTTCGACAATGCAGTACAACGTTTCAACACCGCATTACAAGTGGGTGGTTTCAACCCTCTGATTGCATACAATTTGGCATTGTCCCATTTTCGTAAAAAGGAAAAGACACAGGCCATTGATTATACAG CTGAGATTGTCGAACGCGGTATAAGGAATCATCCGGAATTGGGTATTGGAGCTCAAATAGATACTGATGGGAGTGCTCGAAGTGTGGGAAATCCCATTACTATGGCCCTTTCTGGTATAACACAGGCACTTAATTTGAAAGCAGCTATTGAGTATAACGATGGAAATG TCGACTCAGCAAGAGATGCTCTACTAGATCTGCCACCAAGAGCTGAAAGTGAATTAGATCCAGTGACATTGCATAACATGGCCTTAACGGACCCTCAAGGTCCAGTGGCTGGCTTGAGGAAATTGGCGTTTCTTCTTGATTTGGGTCCACCGGCATGTCCTCGAGAAACATTTTCCAATATTTTGCTCATTTGTTGCAAACATGAAATGTATGAGACAGCAGCTGATATTCTGGCCGAGCATACGGATTTGACCTACAAGTATCTCTCGCAG TATCTCTATGAGTTGCTGGATGCCTTGATAACAGCCCAGGCCTCTGCGGAATCGGCTGAAAAGAAGTTGGGTACCTTGGCCTCAAGTCTGGCTGGGAAATTAAGAAGTTTGGCCGCTAAAGTACAGGAAGTGAGATCGACCACGGATCAGAATGCTTTAAGGACGGCCTTAAAAGATTACGAAAATGCATTAGAGTT GTACCTACCAGTTGTTATGGCTCGGGCTTGGATTTCGTGGCGTGATGATGATTTTGTAGGAGCAGAAAGAGAATTTCGCTCCAGTGCTGAGTTTTGCTCGGAAAATCCTGTTTGGCGCTTGAATGCAGGACATGTTCTCTTCATGCAGGGTGACAAATACAAAGAGGCTGCAGCCTTCTACGAGCCCATAGTCAGGCAACATGGGGATGAT ATAATGACAGTCTCTGCTGCTGTTTTGGCGAATTTGTGTGTTTCCTACATCATGACTTTCCAAAATGAGGAAGCCGAAGAATTGATGCGCAAAGTCGAAAAGGCCGAAGAACTCAAGGGCAACATGGGCAAACAATACCACCATTTGTGTATTGTCAACTTAGTGGTGGGCACTCTGTATTGTGCCAAGTCCAATTACGAATTCGGTTTGTCGCGTATTGCCCACGCATTGGAGAATGGTTCGGGGGCCCGGCTCTACGCCGATACATGGCTGCATGTCAAGCGCTGCATTTTAGGCCTTTTAACTGGTATGGCAAAGCAGAACATCATCTTGGCCTATCCATCTGTACACGAAGTAATGAGTTTCCTCAAATCGTGTGAAA TCAATGGCATTTTTACACCGGCCAATATTTATAGCGCATCCGATGAGGTGCCTGCAGAACCGCTGACAATTGGCTTAGAGGCCCGCAAGTTGCGTCTGCTACTATTGAAACTAAGCGAGTACGAGAATGATTGA